A genomic segment from Nocardiopsis sp. Huas11 encodes:
- a CDS encoding FAD-binding oxidoreductase: MALAEELVVEGCDLRAGTAEDALDGGGRRVGPVPAHVARPADTESLARVMAAAAERGLTVVARGRGTAADWGAPPSTLDLLVDTTGLSWIDHIAGDLVVEVGAGTPMRELAAVLAAAGQRLSHDPVRADATVGGLLATGMSGPRRLLTGALRDLVIGMTIVRADGVVARSGGRVVKNVAGYDLAKLHTGALGTLGVIASAAFRLHPLPPALRVVTARVPSLDHGRRMLAALRARTAVPSAVELDWPANEPAHLHVVLEGTPDGLPARADDVCAALRGGTAPEVGEELPPGWGVLPERGTLAFVTCPPADALPVAAWVCEVARAVGADVRVRGSAADGALYAAFPPGTGAAAVAEVAAGVRSRPDCSLRVLRAEPAVHEAGVDLWGEVPGLPLMRAIKDSFDPGHRLAPGRFAGGI; encoded by the coding sequence GTGGCACTCGCTGAGGAGCTGGTCGTCGAGGGCTGCGACCTTCGGGCGGGCACCGCCGAGGACGCGCTGGACGGTGGTGGGCGACGGGTCGGGCCGGTCCCCGCCCACGTGGCCCGGCCCGCCGACACCGAGTCGCTCGCACGGGTGATGGCGGCCGCCGCCGAGCGCGGCCTCACGGTGGTCGCGCGCGGTCGCGGCACCGCCGCCGACTGGGGCGCCCCGCCGAGCACGCTCGACCTGCTCGTGGACACCACCGGCCTGTCCTGGATCGACCACATCGCCGGCGACCTGGTCGTGGAGGTCGGCGCGGGCACCCCGATGCGCGAGCTGGCCGCGGTGCTCGCCGCCGCCGGGCAGCGCCTGTCCCACGATCCCGTCCGCGCCGACGCCACGGTGGGCGGCCTGCTGGCGACGGGGATGAGCGGCCCGCGCCGCCTGCTCACCGGGGCCCTGCGCGACCTGGTGATCGGCATGACGATCGTGCGCGCCGACGGCGTGGTGGCCCGCAGCGGCGGCCGGGTGGTCAAGAACGTGGCGGGGTACGACCTCGCCAAGCTGCACACCGGCGCACTGGGCACGCTCGGGGTCATCGCGTCGGCGGCCTTCCGGCTGCATCCGCTGCCGCCCGCGCTGCGCGTGGTCACCGCACGGGTCCCCTCCCTGGACCACGGCCGTCGGATGCTGGCGGCGCTGCGCGCGCGGACGGCCGTGCCCTCGGCGGTGGAGCTGGACTGGCCCGCGAACGAACCCGCCCACCTGCACGTGGTCCTGGAGGGCACTCCCGACGGCCTCCCTGCCCGGGCCGACGACGTGTGCGCCGCCCTGCGCGGCGGGACCGCCCCCGAGGTCGGCGAGGAGCTGCCACCCGGGTGGGGTGTCCTCCCCGAACGGGGGACGCTCGCCTTCGTCACGTGTCCCCCCGCCGACGCGCTCCCCGTCGCGGCGTGGGTGTGCGAGGTGGCGCGCGCCGTCGGCGCCGACGTGCGCGTACGGGGTTCGGCGGCCGACGGCGCGCTCTACGCCGCCTTCCCACCGGGGACCGGTGCCGCCGCGGTCGCGGAGGTCGCCGCCGGGGTGCGCTCCCGGCCCGACTGCTCGCTGAGGGTGCTGCGTGCCGAGCCCGCCGTGCACGAGGCCGGGGTGGACCTGTGGGGCGAGGTTCCCGGGCTGCCCCTGATGCGCGCGATCAAGGACTCCTTCGATCCCGGTCACCGCCTGGCCCCCGGGCGGTTCGCGGGCGGTATCTGA
- a CDS encoding DUF5753 domain-containing protein — translation MNAWDAAFSPTGMISYFREAAEAEQTSVEIRQFALGLVPGLVQVEGYARAISVNASPHAPPDAIDQMVRTRMHRREILDRPHPPMVTMLLDESVLLRRFQDPDEMNARISHLIDLSHRPRITMQVVPMRTEGHAGLSGALKLISTPDNNDFVYVEGHKAGMSLKQPEVVSSYNRIFAELRGAALPVPASRSRMEEIRGTNQ, via the coding sequence GTGAACGCGTGGGACGCCGCCTTCTCTCCGACCGGGATGATCAGCTACTTCCGCGAGGCGGCCGAGGCCGAGCAGACCTCCGTCGAGATCCGGCAGTTCGCCCTGGGACTCGTGCCGGGGCTGGTCCAGGTCGAGGGCTACGCCCGGGCGATCAGCGTCAACGCCTCACCCCACGCCCCTCCCGACGCGATCGACCAGATGGTCAGGACGCGCATGCACCGGCGGGAGATCCTGGATCGGCCCCATCCCCCGATGGTGACGATGTTGCTGGACGAGAGCGTCCTCCTCCGGAGGTTCCAGGACCCGGACGAGATGAACGCCCGGATCAGCCACCTCATCGACCTCTCGCACCGGCCAAGGATCACGATGCAGGTGGTTCCGATGCGCACCGAGGGGCACGCCGGATTGAGCGGGGCCTTGAAGCTGATCTCCACCCCCGACAACAACGACTTCGTCTACGTCGAGGGGCACAAGGCCGGTATGTCCCTCAAGCAGCCCGAGGTCGTGTCGAGCTACAACCGGATCTTCGCAGAACTGCGAGGTGCTGCGCTCCCGGTCCCCGCGTCACGGTCCCGGATGGAAGAGATTCGAGGCACCAACCAATGA
- a CDS encoding amidohydrolase family protein, whose product MTVVLLTNIGRLWTGNELLTKAALLIHGDRVAWVGPAAELPQRIPGVVDDLTDVDEVINIGGGLITPGLIDAHCHPVYAGDRYAEVSMWAKGASRGDIFAAGGGVSTTVTITRGTDPWTLCNAVRERLRHWVLSGCTTLEAKTGYHLTRDGELADVRLLRSLEEEPGMPRLHVTFFPAHGVPPEFFGRPKEYVSAAASWLSDAAMAGADGVDVYCDNQQFTTEDAHMLLGVGQSVGLRTTLHACSRPRHGAVRMAAEMGCSSVDLLHETDDEDILALAATRTPVVACPTTSLHERRMPPVRALLDHGVPVGLGTDHNPGQSGAMSMPLVISLAVSMFEMTVQEALSAATVGGARALGLGDRGLLTPGSLADLVQWDADHEGAFAWSMGLHTLRVWQGGQTIR is encoded by the coding sequence ATGACGGTGGTACTGCTCACCAATATCGGTCGGCTGTGGACCGGGAACGAACTGCTGACCAAGGCGGCGCTCCTGATCCACGGCGACCGCGTGGCCTGGGTGGGTCCCGCGGCCGAGCTTCCCCAGCGCATTCCCGGCGTCGTGGACGACCTCACCGACGTCGACGAGGTCATCAACATCGGCGGGGGCCTGATCACCCCGGGCCTGATCGACGCCCACTGCCACCCGGTGTACGCGGGCGACCGCTACGCCGAGGTCAGCATGTGGGCCAAGGGCGCCTCCAGAGGCGACATCTTCGCGGCGGGCGGCGGGGTCTCGACCACGGTCACCATCACGCGCGGGACCGATCCCTGGACCCTGTGCAACGCGGTCCGCGAACGGCTGCGGCACTGGGTGCTGTCAGGGTGCACGACCCTGGAGGCCAAGACCGGATACCACCTGACCAGGGACGGAGAGCTCGCCGACGTGCGGCTGCTGCGCTCCCTGGAGGAGGAGCCGGGCATGCCCCGGCTGCATGTGACGTTCTTCCCGGCGCACGGTGTGCCGCCCGAGTTCTTCGGCCGGCCCAAGGAGTACGTGAGCGCCGCGGCCTCCTGGCTCAGCGACGCGGCCATGGCGGGCGCCGACGGTGTGGACGTGTACTGCGACAACCAGCAGTTCACCACCGAGGACGCGCACATGCTCCTCGGGGTGGGCCAGTCCGTGGGGCTGCGCACGACGCTGCACGCGTGCTCGCGTCCCCGGCACGGAGCCGTCCGGATGGCCGCGGAGATGGGGTGCTCGTCGGTGGACCTGCTCCACGAGACCGACGACGAGGACATCCTCGCGCTGGCCGCCACGCGGACGCCCGTCGTGGCCTGCCCCACGACCTCGCTGCACGAGAGGCGCATGCCGCCCGTGCGCGCTCTGCTCGACCACGGTGTGCCCGTCGGGCTGGGCACCGACCACAACCCGGGCCAGTCGGGCGCGATGTCGATGCCGCTGGTGATCTCTTTGGCCGTCTCGATGTTCGAGATGACGGTGCAGGAGGCGCTCAGCGCCGCGACCGTGGGCGGTGCCCGCGCCCTCGGGCTGGGCGACCGCGGGCTGCTGACCCCGGGCAGCCTGGCCGATCTGGTCCAGTGGGACGCCGACCACGAGGGCGCCTTCGCCTGGTCCATGGGTCTGCACACGCTGCGGGTGTGGCAGGGCGGCCAGACCATCCGCTGA
- a CDS encoding (Fe-S)-binding protein → MSDLPAPGADQGQRPFGELLDDCVHCGFCLPTCPTHVLWGQEMDSPRGRIHLMTQMHTDDVLTETAVGHFDNCLGCLACVSSCPSGVAYDALIEHTRHTVEEEHERPRSERLLRGAIFSVFPYRRRLRLLRGPLRAYQASGASSLVRRSGLLDRLSPSLATMERVAPPLSAAPPPLPERVAAVGRARARVGMLVGCVQGAFFPEVNTATARVLAMEGCDVVIPRDQGCCGALSGHTGRLAEAAGFARRLVEVFEREGVDRVVVNSAGCGSSMKHVDRTLEEAGADAAWVRRGREFSAKVVDLTEFLVELGPRAERHPLPLHVAYHDACHLSHGQGVTSAPRALLTAIPRLRLSDLPDKEICCGSAGVYNLLKPEPARELGDRKAEGVMATGAPLLVSGNPGCTLQIASAMERAGTSVAVTHTARLLDASLRGLGVESLLGKGPAPGPKSAAHRE, encoded by the coding sequence GTGAGCGACCTACCGGCCCCCGGAGCGGACCAGGGCCAGCGCCCCTTCGGCGAGCTGCTCGACGACTGCGTCCACTGCGGATTCTGCCTGCCCACGTGCCCCACGCACGTCCTGTGGGGCCAGGAGATGGACTCACCGCGCGGACGCATCCATCTCATGACGCAGATGCACACCGACGACGTCCTGACCGAGACGGCGGTCGGGCACTTCGACAACTGCCTGGGCTGTCTGGCGTGTGTGTCGTCGTGTCCGTCGGGCGTGGCCTACGACGCCCTCATCGAGCACACCCGCCACACGGTCGAGGAGGAACACGAGCGGCCCCGGAGCGAGCGGCTGCTGCGCGGGGCGATCTTCTCCGTGTTCCCCTACCGGCGCAGGCTGCGGCTCCTGCGCGGGCCGCTGCGCGCCTACCAGGCCAGCGGGGCGTCGTCGCTGGTCCGGCGGTCCGGGCTGCTGGACCGGCTCTCCCCGTCGCTGGCCACGATGGAGCGGGTCGCGCCGCCCCTGTCGGCCGCCCCGCCGCCGCTGCCCGAGCGCGTCGCCGCGGTGGGCCGTGCGCGCGCCCGGGTGGGCATGCTGGTCGGCTGCGTCCAGGGCGCGTTCTTCCCGGAGGTCAACACCGCGACGGCGCGTGTGCTCGCGATGGAGGGCTGCGACGTCGTCATCCCGCGCGACCAGGGCTGCTGCGGCGCCCTGTCGGGCCACACCGGGCGCCTTGCGGAGGCGGCCGGGTTCGCCCGGCGGCTGGTGGAGGTGTTCGAGCGCGAGGGCGTGGACCGCGTCGTCGTCAACTCGGCGGGCTGCGGCTCCAGCATGAAGCACGTCGACCGGACGCTGGAGGAGGCCGGCGCCGACGCCGCGTGGGTGCGGCGCGGCCGGGAGTTCTCCGCCAAGGTCGTCGACCTCACCGAGTTCCTGGTGGAGCTGGGACCGCGCGCCGAGCGCCACCCGCTGCCCCTGCACGTGGCCTACCACGACGCCTGCCACCTCTCCCACGGCCAGGGGGTCACGAGCGCACCGCGCGCACTGCTGACCGCGATCCCGCGGTTGCGCCTGTCCGACCTGCCGGACAAGGAGATCTGCTGCGGGTCGGCGGGTGTGTACAACCTGCTCAAGCCGGAGCCCGCCCGCGAGCTGGGCGACCGCAAGGCCGAGGGCGTGATGGCGACCGGGGCGCCGCTCCTGGTGTCCGGCAACCCGGGGTGCACGCTGCAGATCGCCTCCGCGATGGAACGGGCGGGCACCTCCGTGGCCGTGACGCACACCGCGCGGCTGTTGGACGCCTCGCTGCGCGGCCTGGGTGTGGAGTCCCTCCTCGGAAAGGGACCGGCGCCGGGACCGAAATCCGCCGCGCACCGCGAATAG
- a CDS encoding FAD-linked oxidase C-terminal domain-containing protein: MSESTRAAAAAALDALIPRLRTVCGPDGVLTDTSRRRVYESDGLTYHRALPGVVVLPTTGGQVADVLRACSEHGVPFVPRGAGTGLSAGALPHTEGVLVVTSRMRRIIEIDLENECAVVEPGVANLDITRAAAPHGYYYAPDPSSQHVCSVGGNVAENSGGAHCLKYGFTVNHVRGLDVVTPAGDLVRLGGRSPNAHGYDLIGAFVGSEGTLGIATRITVGLTRSPQKTVTLLSAFHSMDAGGRAVSDIIAAGVLPSAVEMMDALAIEAAEEAVACDYPEGAAAVLIVELDGPAAEVDAQLAEVERLCHGAGSFETRTAVDDQERARIWKGRKSAFAAVGRISPAYIVQDGVVPRTALPDVLRAIAALSASSGISVANVFHAGDGNLHPLVLFDDKEPGAGARAEVVSGAILDLCIQHGGSITGEHGVGVDKVCTMPRMYGPDDLETFDLLRRAFDPAGIANPDKLLPTPRLCGEQSGVRKGAHPLVESGQAELF; the protein is encoded by the coding sequence ATGTCCGAGTCGACACGCGCCGCGGCCGCGGCCGCCCTGGACGCGCTCATCCCCCGGCTGCGCACGGTCTGCGGCCCCGACGGCGTCCTGACCGACACCTCCCGCCGCCGGGTCTACGAGAGCGACGGGCTCACCTACCACCGCGCCCTCCCCGGCGTCGTCGTCCTGCCCACGACCGGCGGACAGGTCGCCGACGTCCTGCGAGCGTGCTCGGAGCACGGCGTCCCCTTCGTCCCGCGCGGCGCGGGCACCGGGCTGTCGGCGGGAGCGCTTCCGCACACCGAGGGCGTCCTCGTGGTCACGTCGCGGATGCGCCGGATCATCGAGATCGACCTGGAGAACGAGTGCGCCGTGGTCGAACCCGGCGTCGCCAACCTCGACATCACCCGGGCCGCCGCACCGCACGGCTACTACTACGCGCCCGACCCCTCCAGCCAGCACGTGTGCTCCGTGGGCGGCAACGTCGCGGAGAACTCCGGGGGCGCCCACTGCCTGAAGTACGGGTTCACCGTCAACCACGTACGCGGCCTGGACGTGGTCACGCCCGCCGGCGACCTGGTCCGGCTGGGCGGCAGGTCCCCCAACGCCCACGGCTACGACCTCATCGGCGCGTTCGTCGGCTCCGAGGGCACACTGGGCATCGCCACCCGGATCACGGTCGGGCTGACCCGCTCCCCGCAGAAGACCGTCACCCTGCTCTCCGCCTTCCACTCCATGGACGCCGGCGGCCGCGCCGTCAGCGACATCATCGCCGCCGGAGTCCTGCCCTCGGCCGTGGAGATGATGGACGCCCTGGCCATCGAGGCCGCCGAGGAGGCCGTGGCCTGCGACTACCCCGAGGGCGCCGCCGCCGTGCTCATCGTGGAACTGGACGGCCCGGCCGCCGAGGTCGACGCCCAGCTGGCCGAGGTGGAGCGGCTGTGCCACGGCGCCGGATCCTTCGAGACGCGCACGGCCGTGGACGACCAGGAGCGCGCCCGGATCTGGAAGGGCCGCAAGTCCGCGTTCGCCGCGGTCGGCCGGATCAGCCCCGCCTACATCGTCCAGGACGGCGTCGTCCCGCGCACCGCCCTGCCCGACGTCCTGCGCGCGATCGCCGCCCTGTCCGCCTCCAGCGGCATCAGCGTGGCCAACGTCTTCCACGCCGGGGACGGCAATCTGCACCCGCTCGTGCTCTTCGACGACAAGGAGCCGGGCGCGGGAGCGCGCGCCGAGGTGGTCTCGGGCGCCATCCTCGACCTGTGCATCCAGCACGGCGGCTCCATCACCGGAGAGCACGGCGTGGGCGTGGACAAGGTGTGCACGATGCCGCGCATGTACGGGCCCGACGACCTGGAGACCTTCGACCTGCTGCGCCGGGCCTTCGACCCGGCCGGGATCGCCAACCCGGACAAGCTCCTGCCCACCCCGCGCCTGTGCGGCGAGCAGTCGGGCGTGCGCAAGGGAGCACACCCGCTGGTGGAGTCGGGGCAGGCGGAGCTGTTCTGA
- the aceB gene encoding malate synthase A, producing the protein MGATHGVEITGPLHDRFDEILTEEALDLVAELHRTFEARRQELLAARRTRQEQISAGADLDFLPETKHIREDDGWKVADPAPGITDRRVEITGPTDRKMTINALNSGAKVWLADFEDANTPLWENMIGGQLNLRDALDRAIDFTSPQGKTYALKDDAELASIVVRPRGWHLDEKHILVDGQRTSGGIVDFALYFFHCAQRQLDKGKGPYFYLPKMESHLEARLWNDIFVLAQERVGIPRGTIRATCLIETIPAAFEMEEILYELREHSAGLNAGRWDYLFSIIKTHRTRGRRFLLPERNAVTMTAPFMRAYTELLVKTCHKRGAHAIGGMAAFIPSRKDAEVNKTAFAKVRDDKSRESGDGFDGSWVAHPDLVPVAKEIFDGVLGERPNQIDKQRPDVEVAAADLLAVDRTEGGVTLAGLRGNINVALQYLATWMGGNGAVAIHNLMEDAATAEISRSQIWQWLHNDVTLDGGEKVTAELIKQLIGEELTTIRGALGDAFDEGLYQQASELFTEVALADDYVDFLTLPAYERMP; encoded by the coding sequence ATGGGCGCCACACACGGGGTCGAGATCACCGGCCCCCTCCACGACCGCTTCGACGAGATCCTGACCGAGGAGGCCCTCGACCTCGTCGCCGAGCTTCACCGCACCTTCGAGGCACGCCGCCAGGAGCTGCTCGCCGCGCGCCGGACCCGCCAGGAACAGATCTCGGCCGGGGCCGACCTCGACTTCCTGCCCGAGACCAAGCACATCCGCGAGGACGACGGCTGGAAGGTCGCCGATCCCGCGCCGGGCATCACCGACCGCCGTGTCGAGATCACCGGTCCCACGGACCGCAAGATGACGATCAACGCGCTCAACTCCGGCGCGAAGGTGTGGCTGGCCGACTTCGAGGACGCCAACACCCCGCTGTGGGAGAACATGATCGGCGGGCAGCTCAACCTGCGCGACGCGCTCGACCGCGCCATCGACTTCACCTCGCCCCAGGGCAAGACCTACGCCCTCAAGGACGACGCCGAGCTCGCCTCCATCGTCGTGCGCCCGCGCGGCTGGCACCTGGACGAGAAGCACATCCTCGTCGACGGTCAGCGCACCAGCGGCGGCATCGTCGACTTCGCGCTCTACTTCTTCCACTGCGCCCAGCGCCAGCTGGACAAGGGCAAGGGGCCGTACTTCTACCTGCCCAAGATGGAGAGCCACCTCGAAGCGCGGCTGTGGAACGACATCTTCGTCCTCGCGCAGGAGCGCGTGGGCATCCCCCGCGGCACCATCCGCGCCACCTGCCTGATCGAGACCATCCCGGCCGCGTTCGAGATGGAGGAGATCCTCTACGAGCTGCGTGAGCACTCCGCCGGCCTCAACGCGGGCCGCTGGGACTACCTCTTCAGCATCATCAAGACCCACCGCACCCGCGGGCGCCGCTTCCTGCTGCCCGAGCGCAACGCCGTCACGATGACCGCGCCGTTCATGCGCGCCTACACCGAGCTGCTGGTCAAGACCTGCCACAAGCGCGGCGCGCACGCCATCGGCGGTATGGCCGCGTTCATCCCGTCCCGCAAGGACGCCGAGGTCAACAAGACGGCCTTCGCCAAGGTCCGCGACGACAAGTCCCGCGAGTCCGGCGACGGCTTCGACGGCTCCTGGGTCGCCCACCCCGACCTGGTCCCGGTCGCCAAGGAGATCTTCGACGGCGTCCTGGGCGAGCGCCCGAACCAGATCGACAAGCAGCGCCCCGACGTCGAGGTCGCCGCGGCCGACCTGCTGGCCGTCGACCGGACCGAGGGCGGCGTCACCCTCGCCGGCCTGCGCGGCAACATCAACGTCGCCCTGCAGTACCTGGCGACGTGGATGGGCGGCAACGGCGCGGTGGCGATCCACAACCTCATGGAGGACGCCGCCACCGCCGAGATCTCGCGGTCGCAGATCTGGCAGTGGCTGCACAACGACGTCACCCTCGACGGCGGCGAGAAGGTCACCGCCGAGCTGATCAAGCAGCTCATCGGCGAGGAGCTGACCACCATCCGCGGCGCCCTCGGCGACGCCTTCGACGAGGGCCTGTACCAGCAGGCCAGCGAGCTCTTCACCGAGGTCGCGCTCGCCGACGACTACGTCGACTTCCTCACCCTGCCCGCCTACGAGCGCATGCCGTAG
- the hflX gene encoding GTPase HflX: MNTADNHGTAQPGREAAGEDGFREAITATDGIDTTGAPTADRGVDDPTTSPDRGEMELAERHALRRVQGLSTELTDVTEVEYRQLRLERVVLIGVWTNGTQVDADNSLTELAALAETAGALVLEGLTQRRSKPDPATYVGKGKAAELSEIVMATGADTVICDGELTPGQLRQLEDVVKVKVVDRTALILDIFAQHARSSEGKAQVELAQLSYLLPRLRGWGDSLSRQAGGAGGGGAGGGVGLRGPGETKIETDRRRINDKMAKLRRQLAHMRTARDVKRDVRRTRDVPSVAIAGYTNAGKSSLLNRLTGAGVLVENALFATLDPTVRQARTPDGRAFTLSDTVGFVRHLPHQLVEAFRSTLEEVADSDLILHVVDGAHPDPESQIRAVHEVFADIEASGVPELVVINKVDAADPDVLKMLRTRYPDAVEVSARTGEGVAELVEALAGALPELAHEVHAVVPYSRGDLVAKVHEEGRILSEEHTGEGTAIHAFVPELLASRLEEFVLSTA, encoded by the coding sequence ATGAATACAGCTGACAACCACGGAACCGCCCAGCCCGGCCGCGAGGCCGCCGGCGAGGACGGGTTCCGTGAGGCGATCACCGCCACTGACGGGATCGACACCACCGGGGCGCCGACCGCGGACCGCGGCGTCGACGACCCGACCACCTCACCCGACCGGGGCGAGATGGAACTCGCCGAGCGCCACGCGCTCCGGCGCGTCCAGGGACTGTCCACCGAGCTCACCGACGTCACCGAGGTCGAGTACCGGCAGCTGCGCCTGGAACGCGTCGTCCTGATCGGAGTGTGGACCAACGGCACGCAGGTCGACGCCGACAACTCGCTGACCGAGCTCGCCGCCCTGGCCGAGACCGCGGGCGCCCTCGTCCTGGAGGGCCTGACCCAGCGCCGGTCCAAGCCCGACCCCGCCACCTACGTCGGCAAGGGCAAGGCGGCCGAACTCAGTGAGATCGTCATGGCCACCGGGGCCGACACCGTCATCTGCGACGGTGAACTCACCCCCGGCCAGCTGCGCCAGCTGGAGGACGTCGTCAAGGTCAAGGTGGTCGACCGGACCGCACTGATCCTCGACATCTTCGCCCAGCACGCCCGCAGCAGCGAGGGCAAGGCCCAGGTCGAACTGGCCCAGCTCAGCTACCTGCTGCCGCGACTGCGCGGCTGGGGTGACTCGCTCTCCCGGCAGGCCGGTGGAGCCGGCGGCGGTGGCGCGGGCGGCGGCGTGGGTCTGCGCGGTCCCGGTGAGACCAAGATCGAGACCGACCGCCGTCGCATCAACGACAAGATGGCCAAGCTGCGGCGCCAGCTCGCGCACATGCGTACGGCGCGCGACGTCAAGCGCGACGTGCGGCGCACACGCGACGTGCCGTCGGTGGCGATCGCCGGGTACACCAACGCCGGCAAGTCCAGCCTGCTCAACCGCCTCACCGGAGCGGGGGTGCTGGTGGAGAACGCCCTGTTCGCCACCCTGGACCCCACGGTCCGCCAGGCGCGCACGCCGGACGGCCGGGCGTTCACGCTCAGCGACACGGTCGGCTTCGTCCGTCACCTGCCGCACCAGCTGGTGGAGGCGTTCCGCTCCACGCTGGAGGAGGTCGCGGACTCGGACCTGATCCTGCACGTGGTCGACGGGGCCCACCCTGACCCCGAGAGCCAGATCCGCGCGGTCCACGAGGTGTTCGCCGACATCGAGGCCTCGGGCGTGCCCGAACTCGTCGTCATCAACAAGGTCGACGCCGCCGACCCCGACGTCCTCAAGATGCTGCGGACGCGCTACCCCGACGCCGTCGAGGTCTCCGCGCGTACCGGCGAGGGCGTGGCGGAACTGGTGGAGGCGCTCGCCGGGGCGCTGCCCGAGCTCGCGCACGAGGTGCACGCCGTGGTCCCGTACTCGCGGGGCGACCTCGTGGCCAAGGTGCACGAGGAGGGCCGCATCCTCAGCGAGGAGCACACCGGCGAGGGCACCGCGATCCACGCGTTCGTGCCCGAACTGCTGGCCTCACGGCTGGAGGAGTTCGTGCTCAGCACCGCCTGA
- a CDS encoding lactococcin 972 family bacteriocin yields the protein MNTWKKAVATLLVGAGIGLGAAGVAAAREVTQVGGGTWYHGLTPSYVYSDYFHSTRCHGSTAVGTYTVRSATMGPGYTSKASAPRAGWGNESYWRVC from the coding sequence ATGAATACATGGAAGAAGGCTGTCGCCACCCTGCTCGTCGGGGCGGGTATCGGTCTCGGCGCGGCCGGGGTCGCCGCCGCGCGCGAGGTCACCCAGGTCGGCGGCGGCACCTGGTACCACGGACTCACCCCCTCGTACGTGTACTCCGACTACTTCCACTCCACCCGCTGCCACGGGTCGACCGCCGTGGGCACCTACACCGTCCGCAGCGCCACCATGGGCCCCGGCTACACCTCCAAGGCCTCCGCGCCCCGCGCCGGCTGGGGCAACGAGTCCTACTGGCGGGTGTGCTGA
- a CDS encoding DUF397 domain-containing protein: protein MSEGWRKSGYSNGEGGDRVETRLTRERSRVAMRDTRNRELGHLSLPAGEWAAFLGTIHER from the coding sequence ATGAGCGAAGGCTGGCGGAAGTCCGGTTACAGCAACGGCGAGGGCGGCGACCGCGTCGAGACCAGGCTCACCCGTGAGCGCTCCCGGGTCGCAATGCGCGACACCCGCAACCGCGAGCTCGGGCATCTCTCCCTCCCCGCGGGCGAGTGGGCCGCGTTCCTGGGAACGATCCACGAACGGTAG
- the dapF gene encoding diaminopimelate epimerase codes for MVGMRFAKGHGTENDFVILPDPDGETDLTEEAVRLLCDRRAGLGGDGILRVVRTRALGEALAPSARTAERTEWFMDYRNADGSVAEMCGNGVRVFARYLLHAGLVTGDRFEVGTRDGAKGVSVEADGNITIDMGRVEMQGTSSAKLARQVVHGAQISVGNPHLACEVEGPVADVDLSRLPELDTEAFPQGANVEVYAQVAPGVLEMRVYERGSGETRSCGTGIVAAASAATPPGEGATWRVRVLGGECTVYLDADGARLSGPAVIVAEGETSLV; via the coding sequence CCGACGGGGAGACCGACCTCACGGAGGAGGCCGTCCGCCTGCTGTGCGACCGCCGGGCGGGCCTCGGCGGCGACGGCATCCTGCGAGTCGTGCGCACGCGGGCCCTCGGCGAGGCCCTGGCTCCCTCGGCGCGCACCGCCGAGCGGACCGAGTGGTTCATGGACTACCGCAACGCCGACGGCTCGGTGGCCGAGATGTGCGGCAACGGTGTGCGGGTGTTCGCCCGCTACCTGCTCCACGCGGGCCTGGTCACCGGCGACCGGTTCGAGGTCGGTACCCGCGACGGCGCCAAGGGAGTGTCGGTCGAGGCCGACGGGAACATCACCATAGACATGGGCCGGGTGGAGATGCAGGGCACCTCCTCGGCCAAGCTCGCCCGCCAGGTCGTCCACGGGGCGCAGATCTCCGTCGGCAACCCGCACCTGGCCTGCGAGGTCGAGGGGCCGGTCGCCGACGTGGACCTGTCCCGGCTGCCGGAGCTGGACACCGAGGCCTTCCCCCAGGGCGCCAACGTCGAGGTCTACGCCCAGGTGGCGCCCGGCGTGCTGGAGATGCGCGTCTACGAGCGCGGCTCGGGCGAGACCCGTTCCTGCGGGACGGGCATCGTCGCCGCCGCGTCCGCCGCGACCCCTCCGGGTGAGGGCGCCACGTGGCGCGTGCGCGTACTCGGCGGGGAGTGCACGGTGTACCTGGACGCCGACGGAGCCCGTCTGAGCGGTCCGGCCGTCATCGTCGCCGAGGGCGAGACCTCCCTGGTCTAG